From one Pieris brassicae chromosome 5, ilPieBrab1.1, whole genome shotgun sequence genomic stretch:
- the LOC123710233 gene encoding ovarian-specific serine/threonine-protein kinase Lok-like yields MEPEINDNTQTQTQTQNSQVEWTQSNTPTPIPNIWGRLYLLNSWRKECILNLDQYYDLTEPEFSVGRALDSTFPIKKDTARIDIIKNVSKRHFIILRDRSETSSPAVLTDTSYNGTYINGVLIGKGKSRVLDDNDVIAITHPTISMFTFKDLLKNEQDKVPKEISQKYYISRVLGQGACGVVKLVYNKLTCMKFAMKVVKKGKLTNGQINNLTDPVKVMNEVNILKALRHPCVTSVEEIFDSREAVYIVLELMQGGELFDRITRYGRLSERLTKFYFKQMVLAVQYLHSQGITHRDLKPENVLLESKEDESLVKITDFGLSKYVGEDSFMKTMCGTPIYLAPEVLRANGVGCYGPEVDVWCLGVIFFICLVGYLPFSPEYQELPLSEQILSGRYRYSSSCWRDVSLQAKLLMKRMLTVNVRRRISLEQILKHPWMQDDDINLRIDVLLSQHQLKNENEENNNKKADIAVVRLVAANKRPISDSSNTAEPIAKKVKVGRRDENDDTSSATSCYSEE; encoded by the exons ATGGAACCggaaataaatgataatacgCAAACCCAAACTCAAACCCAAAATTCTCAAGTGGAATGGACCCAATCAAACACTCCGACACCCATACCTAATATCTGGGGAAGACTTTATCTTTTGAATTCATGGAGAAAAGAATGTATCCTTAATCTTGATCAATACTATG ATCTCACAGAACCCGAGTTTTCGGTTGGTCGAGCGTTAGATTCTACTTTTCCAATCAAAAAAGATACTGCAagaattgatattattaaaaatgttagcaagcgtcattttattattttgagagATAGATC AGAGACTTCAAGTCCAGCAGTATTAACGGATACATCATACAATGGGACTTACATAAATGGGGTTTTAATTGGAAAAGGGAAGAGCAGAGTTCTGGATGACAATGACGTGATAGCAATCACTCATCCTACAATAAGta tgTTCACTTTTAAAGATCTACTTAAAAATGAGCAAGACAAAGTACCCAAAGAAATCTCtcaaaagtattatatttcaagGGTACTTGGCCAAGGTGCGTGTGGAGTAGTCAAATTAGTTTATAACAAA ttgaCTTGTATGAAATTCGCAATGAAAGTTGTAAAGAAAGGGAAATTAACAAATGGCcagattaataatttaacagacCCTGTCAAAGTTATGAATGAGGTGaacattttaaaagctttaagacat CCTTGTGTGACATCAGTGGAAGAAATATTTGACTCTCGTGAAGCAGTGTACATAGTGTTGGAGCTGATGCAGGGAGGGGAACTGTTTGACCGTATAACAAGATATGGGCGGCTGTCGGAGAGACTGACAAAATTCTACTTTAAACAAATGGTGCTAGCGGTGCAGTACTTACACTCACAAGGCATCACTCACAGAGACCTTAAA ccTGAGAATGTGCTACTTGAGAGTAAGGAAGACGAAAGCCTGGTGAAGATAACGGACTTTGGTCTCAGCAAGTATGTGGGCGAAGACAGCTTCATGAAGACAATGTGTGGGACACCTATCTACCTTGCACCTGAAGTATTACGAGCTAATGGAGTGGGTTGCTATGGACCAGAGGTGGATGTATGGTGTCTgggtgttatattttttatttg TCTGGTGGGTTACTTGCCCTTCTCCCCGGAGTACCAAGAGCTCCCCTTGAGCGAGCAAATACTCTCAGGCCGCTATCGGTATTCGTCCAGTTGCTGGCGTGACGTCAGTCTTCAAGCCAAGTTGCTGATGAAGCGAATGCTTACCGTTAATGTACGAAGGCGCATCTCTCTAGAGCAGATATTAAAGCACCCATGGATGCAG gaTGACGATATCAACCTAAGAATTGACGTTTTGTTGTCGCaacatcaattaaaaaatgaaaacgaAGAGAATAATAACAAGAAAGCCGACATAGCTGTCGTCCGCCTAGTAGCAGCTAATAAAAGACCAATCAGTGACTCATCAAACACGGCTGAGCCGATTGCCAAAAAGGTTAAAGTAGGGAGAAGAGACGAAAATGATGACACTAGTTCAGCTACTAGCTGCTACTCCGAAGAATGA
- the LOC123709910 gene encoding allatostatin-like: MNGFSIHNNSIALLFAILTFFLMTSLVLTAPLDSEDEPGENTLIGRPIMGDADMTWDAINTDALRKMLLQMDAEERLGLNRESRSWPRQSRGWGARSLDGQITRPWRADKRQARFRQCYFNPISCFRK; this comes from the exons atgaaCGGTTTCTCCATCCACAACAACAGCATAGCCTTGCTGTTTGCAATTCTCACTTTCTTCTTAATGACATCGCTTGTACTGACTGCGCCATTG GATTCGGAAGATGAACCAGGAGAAAACACGTTGATTGGCAGGCCCATTATGGGGGATGCAGACATGACTTGGGATGCAATTAACACGGATGCACTGCGCAAGATGTTGTTGCAAATGGACGCCGAGGaaag actgGGATTGAATCGTGAGAGCAGATCCTGGCCAAGACAGAGTCGTGGTTGGGGTGCAAGAAGCCTGGATGGTCAAATTACTAGACCCTGGCGCGCTGACAAGCGACAGGCGCGCTTCCGGCAATGCTACTTCAATCCTATCTCCTGTTTCCGGAAATAA